In one window of Pseudodesulfovibrio sediminis DNA:
- a CDS encoding CDP-alcohol phosphatidyltransferase family protein → MPGDTIWTIPNILTILRIFLTPLFVMAYISENFNLAWILFAIAGLTDALDGFLARIWNQRTQLGAMLDPLADKALLVTSFICLAIKGWIPSGFTVLVVSRDVIIIGGLAVLSFWGVDVRSRIKPIWISKMTTAAQIFLVIFVMIQRSFDLDFPGTTGAFVWITGAATVVSGVAYVRRGFELFSEESGEV, encoded by the coding sequence GTGCCCGGGGATACCATTTGGACCATTCCGAATATTCTGACTATCCTCAGGATTTTCCTGACGCCACTCTTTGTCATGGCCTATATCAGCGAGAACTTTAACCTCGCGTGGATTCTTTTTGCCATAGCAGGTCTGACGGATGCCCTTGACGGGTTCCTCGCCCGTATCTGGAATCAGCGTACCCAACTCGGGGCCATGCTTGATCCGCTTGCAGACAAGGCTCTTCTCGTTACTTCATTTATTTGTCTGGCCATAAAAGGCTGGATTCCCAGTGGATTTACCGTGCTGGTCGTCAGTCGTGACGTCATCATCATCGGCGGACTGGCTGTGCTCAGTTTTTGGGGTGTGGATGTCAGAAGCCGCATCAAACCCATCTGGATCAGTAAGATGACCACAGCCGCTCAGATTTTCCTGGTGATTTTCGTGATGATTCAGCGTTCGTTTGATCTGGATTTCCCCGGTACCACCGGAGCCTTTGTCTGGATAACGGGCGCGGCAACTGTTGTGTCGGGGGTCGCGTACGTTCGTCGAGGCTTTGAACTCTTTTCCGAAGAGAGTGGCGAGGTATAA
- a CDS encoding twin-arginine translocase TatA/TatE family subunit encodes MFGLGVPELLIILAIAVFIFGAKKLPQIGDGIGRAISNFKKATNEPEEIDVTPKSDKSEDKKES; translated from the coding sequence ATGTTCGGACTCGGAGTACCTGAACTTCTTATCATTCTCGCCATTGCTGTTTTCATCTTTGGCGCGAAAAAACTACCGCAGATCGGCGACGGCATCGGCAGAGCCATCAGCAACTTCAAAAAGGCCACCAATGAGCCTGAAGAAATTGATGTCACCCCTAAATCGGATAAGAGTGAAGACAAGAAAGAAAGCTAA
- a CDS encoding HAD family hydrolase yields MALANPIMDLRVLEGVKTVVFDCDGVLIDSYEANMRYYSAIKEQLDLPPLTESEKVFVHSRTHKDAVQHIVPEGQFDEAWKVVQNFDSTSLYQYLKRSEGIREFVWWLRDAGFRLAVNTSRGESIGFILNMMDLEGFFLPVISSEKVCAPKPHPEGLHTIMRDHDIEPHELAYIGDSKVDELAAQAAGVRFWAYKHSALRADVHIESFWDIKAAMQRCY; encoded by the coding sequence ATGGCGCTTGCCAACCCAATAATGGACCTCAGAGTGCTTGAAGGGGTGAAGACCGTTGTCTTTGACTGTGATGGCGTGCTCATCGATTCCTATGAAGCGAACATGCGCTATTACAGCGCTATCAAGGAGCAACTTGATCTGCCGCCACTGACGGAATCAGAAAAGGTTTTCGTGCATAGCCGTACCCACAAGGATGCCGTGCAGCATATTGTGCCGGAAGGGCAGTTTGACGAGGCATGGAAGGTGGTTCAGAATTTTGATTCCACTTCCCTGTATCAGTATCTCAAGCGGTCTGAAGGTATTCGTGAATTTGTCTGGTGGCTGCGGGATGCAGGGTTTAGGCTGGCCGTTAATACCAGTCGAGGGGAGTCCATAGGGTTCATCCTCAATATGATGGACCTGGAAGGCTTTTTTCTCCCGGTTATTTCATCCGAAAAGGTCTGCGCACCCAAGCCGCATCCTGAAGGGTTGCATACCATTATGCGCGATCATGACATAGAGCCTCATGAGCTTGCGTATATTGGCGACTCCAAGGTTGATGAGTTGGCGGCACAGGCCGCTGGCGTCCGTTTCTGGGCCTATAAGCACAGTGCCTTGAGGGCTGATGTGCACATCGAGAGTTTTTGGGACATCAAGGCCGCTATGCAGCGGTGTTATTAA
- a CDS encoding YggT family protein has product MEGFLGSIVQATAFILDSVLTIYMWVVIISALLSWVNPDPYNPIVRFLRGVTEPVFYKIRSWMPFAVIGGFDLSPIVVLIAIQVCKIVVVQNLMRLALSLSSGYSM; this is encoded by the coding sequence ATGGAAGGGTTCTTGGGCTCAATCGTCCAGGCTACGGCTTTTATTTTGGATTCTGTTCTTACAATTTATATGTGGGTTGTCATCATCTCCGCGTTACTCTCATGGGTCAATCCAGATCCATACAATCCTATCGTACGCTTTTTGCGAGGCGTGACTGAGCCTGTTTTTTACAAGATTCGCAGTTGGATGCCTTTTGCCGTTATCGGTGGTTTTGACCTGTCTCCGATAGTGGTTCTTATTGCTATTCAGGTGTGTAAGATAGTTGTTGTCCAAAATCTCATGAGACTCGCACTCTCCTTGAGTTCCGGGTATTCCATGTAG
- a CDS encoding DivIVA domain-containing protein translates to MTVSKIDLLNKQFSRGVFGYSRVEVDQFMLELAEVLGDAADNQKNMQKKIKRMEKTLREFRQRDETLRDTLMSTQRMVDDLKVTASKEAQIILDEARVKADATVQKGHSRLAQIHEEIESLKRTRTQFEIQLKGLLNSHLEMLEMSDPERDKIEEMESKLKYLQKVD, encoded by the coding sequence ATGACAGTTTCCAAGATTGATTTGCTCAATAAACAGTTTTCACGAGGGGTGTTCGGATATTCCCGAGTGGAGGTCGATCAGTTCATGCTTGAACTGGCCGAAGTGTTGGGCGACGCAGCGGATAACCAGAAAAACATGCAAAAGAAAATCAAGCGCATGGAGAAGACGTTGAGAGAGTTTCGTCAGCGGGATGAAACCCTGCGAGACACTCTCATGTCGACCCAGAGAATGGTGGATGACCTGAAGGTCACCGCCAGCAAAGAGGCGCAGATCATTCTGGATGAGGCCCGCGTCAAGGCTGACGCGACCGTCCAGAAAGGGCATAGTAGACTGGCCCAGATTCATGAGGAGATCGAGTCTCTGAAACGGACGCGGACACAGTTTGAAATCCAGCTCAAGGGGTTGTTGAATTCACACCTTGAAATGTTGGAAATGTCAGATCCGGAGCGGGACAAGATCGAAGAGATGGAGTCCAAGCTCAAGTATCTGCAAAAGGTTGACTGA
- a CDS encoding DUF167 domain-containing protein — protein sequence MKISKPEFVRKHSDGWRLSVWVQPGARKSEVAGEYQGCVKIRLAAPAVDNKANKGLVKFLAERLKMKKSQVAIISGFTNRKKLLTLDTAVEPDWGILLPDGNCDNL from the coding sequence GTGAAAATTTCAAAGCCGGAATTTGTCAGAAAACACAGTGATGGGTGGCGTTTGTCAGTCTGGGTACAACCCGGAGCTCGCAAGAGTGAAGTCGCCGGGGAGTATCAGGGATGTGTAAAGATTCGCCTTGCCGCTCCTGCTGTTGACAACAAAGCCAACAAAGGGCTGGTCAAATTTCTGGCCGAAAGGTTGAAAATGAAAAAAAGTCAGGTAGCTATCATATCCGGTTTTACCAATCGGAAGAAGCTGTTGACATTGGATACGGCAGTTGAGCCGGATTGGGGGATTCTTCTTCCAGATGGCAACTGCGATAACCTGTAA
- a CDS encoding DUF465 domain-containing protein → MEASDLELIEKHGVEDTQIKALWDQHSVYEKMLEKLEAKSYQSPTEIQEIKELKKKKLAGKTQLQGLLDKYRTSEA, encoded by the coding sequence ATGGAAGCCAGTGACCTTGAACTCATTGAGAAGCACGGGGTGGAAGACACTCAGATTAAGGCTTTGTGGGATCAACATTCTGTGTACGAAAAAATGTTGGAAAAACTCGAAGCCAAGAGCTACCAATCTCCCACCGAGATTCAGGAGATAAAGGAACTCAAGAAAAAGAAGCTGGCAGGCAAAACTCAATTGCAGGGCCTGCTCGATAAATACCGTACTTCGGAGGCATAA
- the ilvB gene encoding biosynthetic-type acetolactate synthase large subunit, with amino-acid sequence MKLTGAQILLKCLEKENVDVMFGFPGGAVIDIYDEIPKSSVEHILVRHEQGAIHAADGYARATGQVGVCLVTSGPGATNTVTGIATAYADSIPVVIITGQVPRALIGNDAFQEVDTVGITRPCTKHNYLVQDISELQSVLKQAFYLARSGRPGPVLVDLPKDVQQQLIEFDYPEDVSMRSYKPTKKPHIGQVRKVVKLLKNAKKPLFYTGGGVITSGSHEELTWLGKELNIPVTSTLMGLGAFPGDDDLFLGMLGMHGAYAANMAVNNCDLLLAVGARFDDRVTGKVDTFAPNATIVHIDVDPTSIQKNVSVHVPLVADCKSALAALKKETEATLGDFDWAESYGDWVEQVKGWAKEHPLTYIDDGEDIKPQYVVEKIYEITKGDAIIATEVGQNQMWAAQFYKYTKPNTLLTSGGLGTMGYGFPAALGAQRAFPDKLVIDIAGDGSIQMCIQEMMTAVCNKLPVKIVILNNGFLGMVRQWQELFYEKNYCSTCMDAQPDFVKLAEAYGAVGYRVTEKDKVESTLREAFAVDKPVIVDVRVTKEENVYPMVPAGASLTEMLLV; translated from the coding sequence ATGAAATTGACCGGGGCCCAGATTCTTTTGAAGTGTCTGGAAAAGGAAAATGTTGATGTCATGTTCGGTTTCCCCGGGGGAGCCGTGATTGACATTTATGACGAGATTCCCAAATCCTCTGTTGAGCATATCCTAGTGCGTCACGAACAGGGTGCCATTCATGCTGCAGACGGATATGCCCGGGCCACTGGCCAGGTTGGAGTCTGTCTCGTCACTTCCGGTCCCGGTGCTACCAACACGGTAACCGGTATTGCAACAGCATATGCCGATTCCATCCCGGTAGTCATTATAACTGGCCAGGTGCCACGGGCGCTCATCGGCAACGATGCGTTTCAGGAAGTGGATACCGTGGGCATCACTCGGCCATGTACCAAGCACAACTATCTTGTTCAGGATATCTCTGAACTCCAGAGTGTCCTCAAGCAGGCATTTTACCTGGCCCGGTCCGGTCGCCCCGGACCGGTCCTGGTAGACCTGCCCAAGGATGTTCAGCAGCAGTTGATTGAATTCGATTATCCGGAAGATGTCTCCATGCGCAGCTACAAGCCAACCAAGAAGCCGCACATCGGGCAGGTTCGCAAAGTGGTCAAGCTGCTCAAGAATGCCAAGAAGCCGCTTTTTTATACGGGCGGCGGCGTTATTACGTCAGGTAGTCACGAAGAGCTCACATGGCTGGGCAAGGAGCTTAATATCCCTGTGACTTCGACCCTCATGGGGTTGGGCGCCTTTCCCGGTGATGATGATCTTTTTCTCGGTATGCTGGGCATGCACGGGGCGTACGCCGCAAATATGGCAGTGAACAACTGTGATCTGCTTCTGGCCGTTGGCGCACGATTCGATGACCGTGTAACCGGCAAGGTGGACACCTTTGCGCCCAATGCCACCATCGTACACATTGATGTGGACCCGACTTCCATTCAGAAGAACGTGTCTGTGCATGTGCCGCTGGTTGCTGACTGCAAGTCGGCTCTGGCTGCCCTCAAAAAAGAGACTGAGGCGACTCTCGGTGACTTTGACTGGGCGGAAAGCTATGGGGACTGGGTGGAGCAGGTTAAGGGATGGGCCAAGGAACATCCGCTTACGTACATCGATGACGGTGAGGACATCAAACCGCAATACGTTGTCGAAAAAATTTATGAAATTACCAAAGGCGATGCCATTATCGCTACGGAAGTCGGTCAGAACCAGATGTGGGCTGCCCAGTTCTACAAATACACCAAGCCCAACACCTTGTTGACTTCCGGTGGCCTTGGGACCATGGGCTATGGTTTTCCCGCGGCTTTGGGGGCGCAACGCGCATTCCCGGACAAACTGGTTATCGACATCGCCGGTGATGGTTCGATTCAGATGTGTATCCAGGAAATGATGACCGCGGTCTGCAATAAGCTGCCCGTGAAAATAGTCATCCTCAACAACGGCTTTCTCGGTATGGTCCGTCAGTGGCAGGAGCTTTTCTATGAGAAGAACTACTGTTCCACCTGCATGGACGCTCAACCCGATTTCGTTAAACTGGCCGAAGCTTACGGAGCGGTCGGGTATCGAGTGACTGAGAAGGACAAGGTCGAGTCAACGCTGCGCGAAGCCTTTGCTGTGGACAAACCGGTCATCGTGGATGTTCGTGTGACCAAGGAAGAAAACGTTTATCCCATGGTTCCGGCTGGCGCGTCGCTGACCGAGATGCTGTTGGTTTAG
- the ilvN gene encoding acetolactate synthase small subunit: MTKHTLSVTVENEPGVLSRVVGLFSGRGFNIFSLNVAPTLEKDVSLMTIVAEGDDNIVEQIVKQLRKLVPTIKVKDLTELKSVDREMVLLKVNAEDSKRAEILRIVDIFRCKVVDVSVDEVTIEVTGDQGKIGALVNLLTRFGIKEIARTGNVAMQRSMQLDL; encoded by the coding sequence ATGACTAAACACACACTTTCCGTCACCGTTGAGAATGAACCGGGAGTCCTCTCCCGAGTGGTTGGCCTGTTCAGTGGGCGTGGATTTAATATCTTTTCTCTGAATGTGGCTCCAACGCTGGAAAAAGACGTCTCGCTCATGACTATCGTAGCCGAGGGCGATGATAATATCGTGGAACAGATCGTCAAACAGCTTCGCAAGCTGGTTCCCACAATAAAAGTCAAAGATCTTACCGAATTAAAGTCCGTGGACCGCGAAATGGTCCTTCTCAAGGTCAATGCAGAGGATTCAAAACGCGCAGAAATTCTGCGAATTGTTGACATCTTCAGGTGCAAGGTTGTAGACGTCAGCGTCGACGAGGTAACCATTGAGGTAACGGGCGACCAGGGAAAGATAGGCGCACTCGTCAATCTGCTCACCCGTTTCGGCATCAAGGAGATCGCTCGGACTGGTAACGTTGCTATGCAGCGTTCCATGCAGCTCGACCTATAA
- the ilvC gene encoding ketol-acid reductoisomerase — translation MKVYYEKDADLSLLKDKTVAVVGYGSQGHAHAQNLRDSGVNVIVAQRPGGPNYDLAKEHGFEPMSVADASKQADMIMILLPDQHQAAVFAAEILPYLEEGNVIAFGHGFNVHFQQIVPPAGVDCVMIAPKGPGHLVRRTYTEGGAVPCLAAVATDASGKAMDIALAYAKGIGGTRSGVIETTFKEETETDLFGEQAVLCGGLTALCKAGFDTLVEAGYQPEVAYFECLHELKLIIDLMYEGGMAKMRYSISDTAEYGDYVTGPRIITDETREEMRRVLKDIQEGKFARDFILDNKAGQVGLKTMRRIGAESQIEEVGGRLREMMSWLKK, via the coding sequence ATGAAAGTGTATTATGAGAAAGATGCTGATCTGAGCCTGTTGAAAGATAAGACCGTGGCCGTTGTGGGTTACGGCAGCCAGGGCCATGCCCATGCTCAGAACCTGCGTGATTCCGGTGTCAATGTCATCGTGGCACAGCGTCCCGGTGGCCCCAACTATGATCTCGCCAAGGAACACGGCTTTGAGCCCATGTCCGTAGCCGACGCTTCCAAGCAGGCTGACATGATCATGATTCTGCTGCCCGATCAGCACCAGGCTGCTGTCTTTGCAGCTGAGATTCTCCCGTACCTTGAAGAAGGCAACGTCATCGCCTTTGGTCACGGTTTCAATGTTCATTTCCAGCAGATCGTTCCTCCCGCAGGTGTCGACTGCGTCATGATCGCTCCCAAGGGCCCCGGTCACCTCGTGCGCCGCACCTACACCGAGGGTGGAGCTGTTCCCTGCCTCGCCGCTGTCGCCACTGACGCTTCCGGCAAGGCTATGGATATCGCTCTGGCATACGCCAAGGGTATCGGCGGCACTCGCTCCGGTGTTATCGAAACTACTTTCAAGGAAGAGACCGAAACCGACCTCTTTGGTGAGCAGGCAGTGCTTTGCGGTGGTTTGACCGCTCTGTGCAAAGCCGGATTCGATACGCTGGTGGAAGCCGGTTATCAGCCTGAAGTCGCGTACTTCGAGTGCCTGCATGAGCTCAAGCTCATCATTGACCTCATGTACGAGGGCGGCATGGCCAAGATGCGTTACTCCATCTCCGACACCGCTGAATACGGCGACTACGTCACCGGCCCCCGCATCATCACTGACGAAACTCGTGAAGAGATGCGTCGTGTGCTGAAAGACATTCAGGAAGGCAAGTTCGCTCGTGACTTCATTCTGGACAACAAAGCCGGTCAGGTTGGCCTCAAGACCATGCGCCGCATCGGTGCCGAGTCTCAGATCGAAGAAGTCGGCGGTCGTCTCCGCGAGATGATGAGCTGGCTGAAAAAGTAG
- a CDS encoding DUF2179 domain-containing protein produces the protein MTMDVLFLGILIFLAEVAVLTLGTVRTMVTVLGESKAAFFLGCLEMTLWVFGTAAVMLKVGDEPFLGVCYAVGFAGGNVVGILAEKKLALGNVVVRIISAWKGHSIAEAVRNAGFMITTVAGEGSDGPVTVQFVVCKRKDMKHLLVVAREIDPDLFYTFETAGGASEVLSPSGSRVAKLLGPIKRVVPQM, from the coding sequence ATGACAATGGATGTTCTGTTTTTAGGGATACTTATATTTCTGGCCGAAGTTGCGGTGTTGACCCTGGGTACTGTCCGCACCATGGTGACCGTACTGGGTGAATCAAAAGCGGCCTTTTTTTTGGGCTGTCTGGAGATGACTCTGTGGGTCTTCGGTACGGCTGCGGTGATGCTCAAAGTCGGTGACGAACCGTTTTTGGGGGTCTGTTATGCTGTCGGATTTGCCGGTGGCAACGTTGTTGGCATTCTGGCTGAAAAAAAGCTCGCGCTCGGCAATGTCGTTGTGCGCATCATCAGCGCATGGAAAGGGCATAGCATCGCCGAGGCAGTGCGTAATGCCGGTTTCATGATCACCACAGTGGCGGGCGAAGGGTCGGATGGCCCGGTCACAGTCCAGTTTGTCGTCTGCAAACGAAAGGACATGAAACACCTACTGGTTGTTGCCCGTGAAATTGATCCTGATCTCTTTTATACTTTTGAGACTGCGGGAGGGGCGAGTGAAGTCCTTAGCCCGTCCGGTAGTCGTGTGGCTAAGCTTCTTGGTCCTATCAAACGAGTTGTTCCACAGATGTAA
- a CDS encoding chalcone isomerase family protein — MKYASIIVALLISLACITPARSAEEAGVIMLDSQTVAGQMLHLNGIALREKFFVDVYVAGLYLAEKSTDPDAILQKDETRMLVMYFVHDVEASKINDAWYEGLENNVAPISPELRAKFDQLAEMMSDIKEDESMTFIYEPRRGTTVIVKRATKGTIPGKDFADAILATWIGPNPGPGINFKEALLGQ, encoded by the coding sequence ATGAAATACGCGTCCATCATCGTAGCCCTGCTTATATCACTGGCCTGCATCACCCCGGCCCGAAGTGCCGAGGAGGCAGGTGTGATTATGCTCGACTCACAGACCGTAGCAGGACAGATGTTGCACCTGAACGGCATTGCCCTGCGCGAAAAGTTCTTTGTTGATGTGTACGTCGCGGGGCTGTATCTCGCTGAGAAATCGACAGATCCTGACGCTATTTTGCAGAAAGACGAAACTCGCATGCTGGTCATGTATTTCGTACATGATGTTGAAGCCAGCAAAATCAACGACGCCTGGTATGAAGGGTTGGAAAATAACGTCGCTCCGATATCGCCTGAACTCAGGGCCAAATTCGACCAATTGGCCGAAATGATGAGTGATATCAAGGAAGATGAATCCATGACCTTCATCTATGAACCCCGCAGAGGGACAACCGTGATTGTCAAAAGAGCGACCAAGGGAACTATTCCGGGAAAGGATTTTGCGGATGCGATTCTCGCAACCTGGATCGGCCCTAACCCCGGCCCGGGGATAAACTTCAAGGAAGCGTTGCTCGGTCAATAG
- a CDS encoding alpha/beta fold hydrolase, protein MDLFEAVETIDENQVAGWVQTTDGVRLWVDIRGMGRPIVFIHGWTMSSLFWRRQHLLAEKYQIITIDLRGHGRSQTTPRGHTIPRYATDVREVICALRLTDIMLLGWSMGGSIVLEYWSKYGANKLAAIGLVESAPYPMSPAQWNPHTCRGHDTAAMHADFKAIADDREGFADRFINAMHLSDDAPSHAGKWMKSEQLRVPASIATDIYEDYVQRDYTSVLPTITVPALVMYGRSRHMCYGPSTGRYIAGSIPESRFVILDKSGHLPFYEQAETFNAALSQFIDQLDS, encoded by the coding sequence ATGGATTTATTCGAGGCTGTGGAAACCATTGATGAAAATCAGGTGGCCGGATGGGTGCAGACAACAGACGGCGTTCGACTCTGGGTCGACATACGTGGCATGGGCCGTCCCATCGTGTTCATCCATGGTTGGACCATGAGTTCCCTCTTCTGGAGGCGGCAGCACCTCCTGGCCGAGAAATATCAGATAATCACCATTGACCTGCGGGGGCATGGCCGATCTCAAACAACGCCGCGCGGACATACTATTCCTCGCTATGCGACTGATGTTCGCGAAGTCATCTGTGCGCTCAGGTTGACGGACATCATGCTCCTTGGGTGGTCAATGGGCGGCTCCATTGTACTGGAATACTGGTCAAAGTATGGCGCAAACAAACTTGCAGCCATCGGGTTGGTGGAGTCAGCTCCCTACCCCATGTCCCCGGCTCAGTGGAATCCCCATACATGCCGAGGACACGACACCGCTGCGATGCATGCGGATTTCAAGGCAATTGCAGATGATCGTGAAGGATTTGCAGACCGCTTCATCAACGCCATGCATCTTTCGGATGATGCGCCCTCTCATGCCGGTAAATGGATGAAGTCGGAGCAATTACGTGTGCCGGCATCCATTGCCACCGACATTTATGAAGACTATGTACAGCGTGACTATACCTCGGTATTGCCTACCATCACCGTTCCCGCACTCGTTATGTATGGCCGCTCCAGACACATGTGTTACGGGCCTTCCACAGGCAGGTATATCGCTGGCTCCATACCGGAATCGCGGTTCGTGATTCTGGACAAAAGCGGCCATTTGCCTTTTTATGAACAAGCCGAAACATTCAATGCGGCTCTAAGCCAATTCATCGACCAACTGGATTCTTAA
- the tsaA gene encoding tRNA (N6-threonylcarbamoyladenosine(37)-N6)-methyltransferase TrmO: MDKELVIIGTIHSNIKDLTNAPKMETEPGAVRAKIVIDPAYAQGLDSMAPGAQLEIFTWFHKAERDVLMVHPRGKTERPKRGVFTTRSPFRPNPIGLHRVTLVAIEEPLTLVIEPLEAIDGTPVIDIKPVPKGS; the protein is encoded by the coding sequence ATGGACAAGGAACTCGTCATTATCGGAACAATTCATTCGAACATCAAAGACCTGACCAATGCGCCCAAAATGGAAACGGAACCCGGTGCAGTCAGGGCAAAAATCGTCATCGATCCGGCCTATGCCCAAGGCCTTGATTCCATGGCTCCCGGTGCGCAACTCGAAATATTCACATGGTTCCACAAAGCGGAACGCGACGTGCTCATGGTACACCCTCGCGGCAAGACGGAACGTCCCAAGCGTGGGGTCTTCACCACACGCTCCCCTTTCCGTCCCAACCCCATAGGGTTACACCGCGTCACACTGGTCGCCATAGAGGAACCGCTGACTCTGGTAATCGAACCGCTGGAAGCCATTGACGGCACACCGGTCATCGATATCAAACCAGTCCCAAAGGGATCGTAA
- the thiL gene encoding thiamine-phosphate kinase has translation MKSEEQFLELIDTYFPRDHEFLKLGRGDDCAILAANEYCVSSDLFIEDVHFRRDYFSAADIGYKALAVNISDIAAMGAKPVAFSLDLMAPADLDNGFWDEFFKSMSMLARQSGLALAGGDLSRADKLGVSITIFGVAGGSGTFISRGNASPDDLLFIVGDIGLARSGLMALEATGVAAREVLPAAVMAHLRPKPKVMIGTLLNAAGVTSLMDLSDGLARDLPRLLGPERGADLTIEETTLHGNVLSFAQTIGTAPLEVAMLGGEDYALLGAVSPDALDKVGSVPGLKIIGTVTESAGITLNGAPFTATGFDHFGK, from the coding sequence ATGAAAAGTGAAGAACAATTCCTTGAACTCATAGACACGTATTTCCCCCGTGATCACGAGTTTCTCAAACTCGGACGCGGTGACGATTGCGCTATACTGGCCGCAAATGAATACTGCGTGTCCTCAGACCTCTTTATCGAAGACGTTCATTTCCGGCGGGACTATTTTTCCGCAGCCGACATCGGCTACAAGGCATTGGCCGTCAATATCAGTGATATCGCGGCCATGGGAGCCAAACCCGTTGCATTTTCTCTGGACCTCATGGCTCCGGCAGACCTGGACAACGGATTCTGGGATGAATTTTTCAAATCCATGTCCATGCTGGCCCGTCAGAGCGGACTGGCCCTTGCCGGTGGCGATCTGAGCCGAGCGGACAAGCTCGGCGTATCCATCACCATCTTCGGCGTTGCCGGCGGTTCCGGTACGTTTATTTCCCGCGGCAACGCTTCTCCCGACGACCTGCTTTTCATTGTGGGCGATATCGGGCTGGCCCGATCCGGCCTGATGGCGCTGGAAGCGACTGGCGTAGCAGCCAGGGAGGTCCTGCCCGCAGCGGTCATGGCGCACCTCCGCCCCAAGCCGAAAGTCATGATCGGCACCCTGCTCAACGCTGCCGGAGTGACATCTCTCATGGATCTGTCAGACGGACTCGCACGGGACCTTCCGCGTCTGCTTGGTCCCGAACGTGGTGCAGACCTGACAATAGAAGAAACCACTCTCCATGGTAATGTTCTTTCATTTGCCCAGACAATCGGAACCGCCCCTCTTGAAGTGGCCATGCTGGGAGGGGAAGACTATGCCCTGCTCGGCGCGGTCAGTCCGGATGCCTTGGACAAGGTCGGCTCTGTGCCCGGTTTGAAAATCATCGGGACCGTCACCGAATCAGCAGGGATCACGCTCAATGGGGCTCCTTTCACAGCGACCGGATTCGATCACTTCGGAAAATAA